Proteins from a genomic interval of Neodiprion lecontei isolate iyNeoLeco1 chromosome 2, iyNeoLeco1.1, whole genome shotgun sequence:
- the LOC107226963 gene encoding protein lifeguard 1-like has protein sequence MRRPPVIIGYPANYVHPPPSQGGYNPGYPPAFPGENPSGKVPPNLGTNSVEDQTEGEFNRFDFSEKSVRRGFIRKVYGILMLQLLFTVGLICLFLYYCPLKEWVSCNTDKVLISSITIIVLTIVLIISMSCCPTLRRRAPINYILLFLLTALLGILVASAATLFDSNEVLIAAGITTVVCFAVTVFAFQTKWEFNVCNGILFVSLIVLLQFGIVTPCMNLKTVNVAYASLGALIYSVYLVYDTQMIIGGEHSYQISPEEYVFAALILYLDVINMFLHILRIISCSRS, from the exons ATGAGACGTCCGCCGGTAATCATAGGATATCCTGCTAATTATGTACACCCACCACCATCGCAAGGAGGCTATAATCCAGGATATCCACCCGCGTTTCCAGGAGAAAACCCATCAG GTAAAGTACCACCAAATCTTGGGACAAATAGTGTCGAAGATCAAACGGAGGGTGAATTCAACCGATTtgatttcagtgaaaaatctgtaagaCGTGGTTTCATCAG AAAAGTATACGGAATATTGATGCTCCAGCTTCTCTTCACCGTTGGATTAATCTGTTTGTTTCTTTACTATTGTCCTCTTAAGGAATGGGTCTCCTGTAATACGGATAAAGTCCTAATATCGTCCATTACAATTATTGTTTTAACAATtgttttaataatttcaatgagTTGCTGTCCGACCTTGAGGCGCCGGGCTCCGATCAACTACATATTGCTATTTTTGCTCACTGCTCTTTTGGGAATATTGGTGGCCAGTGCGGCAACCTTATTTGACTCTAACGAG GTATTGATAGCAGCCGGTATAACAACAGTCGTGTGTTTTGCCGTGACAGTCTTTGCTTTCCAAACAAAATGGGAGTTCAACGTGTGCAACGGAATTCTCTTCGTTTCCTTAATAGTTCTGTTACAATTTGGGATAGTGACACCCTGCATGAACTTGAAAACCGTCAACGTAGCTTACGCCTCATTGGGCGCGCTTATTTACTCTGTGTATCTTGTTTATGATACACAAATGATAATTGGTGGCGAACACAGTTACCAGATTTCCCCCGAGGAATATGTTTTCGCTGCTCTGATCCTGTATCTCGACGTGATTAACATGTTTCTTCACATACTACGTATCATAAGCTGTTCTAGGTCTTAG